The segment GCCTATTTCGATCAGCTCATGGAGAAAGCATTGGCAGCAGGGATGAATAGCTACTCCATCAACGGATGGCATACCACCTGTCCCGGTATCCACGATCTGATTACTGAAGGCAGAATTCTGGATTACGTGCAAGACCTATTGGGTGAAACGTTAATCTGTTGGGGAACACACTACTTCTGCAAGCTACCGGGCGATGTGAAGCAGGTGAGTTGGCATCAGGACGCTTCCTATTGGCCCCTCTCCCCGAGTAAAACTGTCACCGTATGGCTCGCGATTGACGATGCGGCAGTCGAGAACGGTGCGATGACTGTTATCCCGAAATCGCATTTGCACGGGCAGATCGCATTTGAGCCGAGCACTGCGGAAGAAAAGAATGTGTTAGGTCAGACGGTGCATGGCGCGACACAATACGGGGATGCCCCGTTCCCATTTGAGATGAAAGCCGGACAGATGTCGCTGCACTCGGACCTGCTATTGCACGGTTCGGAACCGAACACCTCAGACAGACGGCGTTGCGGGTTGACGATGCGGTTCGTGCCGCCTGAAGTCCACGCAGCAAACGACTGGAATCGCCGTGCAATTGTCGCCAGAGGCAACGATCCGAGTGGGCATTGGGTTCACAATCCGCGTCCGGCTGAGGACAGCATCCCGGAGCGGTAAAAAACTTCTTGAGGGCAACCTTATCTATGTTTCCACGACGACTTATCTATGCGGCTATCTCAATCAGCGGTGCCGCCTGTTTTGTGCTATTCGGTTATGAGTTTATCCGTTCCGTGTCCTC is part of the Candidatus Poribacteria bacterium genome and harbors:
- a CDS encoding phytanoyl-CoA dioxygenase family protein, with product MPITDAMPELNRTLQFFPVENENPSTLTHAQIEQFNEKGFISPLDVFSEAEMAEHRAYFDQLMEKALAAGMNSYSINGWHTTCPGIHDLITEGRILDYVQDLLGETLICWGTHYFCKLPGDVKQVSWHQDASYWPLSPSKTVTVWLAIDDAAVENGAMTVIPKSHLHGQIAFEPSTAEEKNVLGQTVHGATQYGDAPFPFEMKAGQMSLHSDLLLHGSEPNTSDRRRCGLTMRFVPPEVHAANDWNRRAIVARGNDPSGHWVHNPRPAEDSIPER